From a single Leclercia sp. AS011 genomic region:
- the tssH gene encoding type VI secretion system ATPase TssH has translation MENPAILLRRLNPYCARAMERAAFLCQTRAHAEIMPEHWLLKLLEQGEGDLTVLARRYEWDMDAIWQDLLAFMDALPRSVRNRPQLSDNIQTLMQDAWLTASLAGEEQIRSIHLLMALADKPKLARCDGLWPLLTLAQSQLERLRGLLDAQSDERPEIQQEAELAHGGEVEFVGRPVGVEIKEGELSPALQNALDKFTLDVTARARDGKIDPVFGRDTEIRQMVDILSRRRKNNPILVGEPGVGKTALVEGLALRIAEGNVPDALKPVSVRTLDLGLLQAGAGVKGEFEQRLKNIIEAVQHSPLPVLLFIDEAHTIIGAGNQAGGADAANLLKPALARGELRTIAATTWSEYKQYFERDAALERRFQMVKVDEPDDETACLMLRGLKSRYAEHHGVHITDEAVKAAVTLSRRYLTGRQLPDKAVDLLDTASARIRMSLDTVPEQLTRMKAQLTALDMEKQALLKDIALGSNTHGERLASIEQEEIHIILERDTRETQYGQELKLTEELLACRADISRQADIVNLQNQLSTVQQNNPLLGLDVDARTVATVISDWTGVPLSSLMKDEQTELLSLEQHLAKRVVGQDGALNAIAQRLRASKTGLAPENGPQGVFLLTGPSGTGKTETALALADELFGGEKSLITINLSEYQEPHTVSQLKGSPPGYVGYGQGGILTEAVRKRPYSVVLLDEVEKAHRDVMNLFYQVFDRGFMRDGEGREIDFRNTVILMTSNLGSDHIMQMLDEQPEATEPDLQELLRPLLRDHFQPALLARFQTVIYRPLAQEAMRTIVGMKLKQVSQRLARHYGMQTTIDESLYVQLTDACLLPDTGARNVDSLLNQQILPVLSQQLLSHMAAGLKPQHLQLGWDQSEGIVMSFDEGADV, from the coding sequence ATGGAAAATCCAGCCATCCTGTTACGTCGACTTAATCCTTATTGTGCCCGTGCGATGGAGAGGGCGGCTTTCCTTTGCCAGACTCGCGCGCATGCGGAAATTATGCCCGAGCACTGGCTACTGAAACTGCTGGAGCAGGGTGAGGGCGATCTGACGGTGTTGGCCCGTCGCTATGAGTGGGATATGGATGCCATATGGCAGGACTTACTGGCGTTTATGGACGCATTACCCCGCTCTGTACGCAACCGCCCACAACTCTCGGATAATATTCAGACACTGATGCAGGATGCGTGGCTGACAGCCTCGCTGGCAGGCGAAGAACAGATCCGCAGTATTCACCTGCTAATGGCGCTGGCAGATAAACCAAAACTGGCGCGTTGCGACGGCCTGTGGCCACTACTGACGCTGGCGCAGAGCCAGCTTGAGCGCCTGCGCGGGCTTCTCGACGCCCAGTCGGACGAGCGTCCGGAGATACAGCAGGAGGCGGAACTGGCGCATGGCGGTGAGGTGGAGTTTGTGGGCCGGCCAGTGGGTGTTGAGATAAAGGAAGGGGAGCTGAGTCCTGCACTTCAGAACGCGCTGGACAAGTTCACCCTCGACGTCACCGCCCGCGCCCGGGACGGCAAAATCGACCCTGTTTTTGGCCGTGACACCGAAATTCGCCAGATGGTGGATATTCTTTCCCGTCGCCGTAAGAACAACCCGATTCTGGTCGGCGAACCCGGTGTCGGCAAAACCGCGCTCGTGGAAGGTCTGGCGCTCAGAATCGCCGAAGGAAATGTACCGGACGCGCTAAAGCCAGTATCTGTGCGCACCCTGGATCTTGGCCTATTGCAGGCGGGCGCAGGAGTAAAAGGTGAGTTTGAACAGCGCCTGAAAAACATCATTGAAGCGGTGCAGCACTCACCGCTGCCGGTGTTGCTGTTTATCGACGAGGCGCACACTATCATCGGGGCAGGCAACCAGGCGGGTGGCGCAGATGCGGCCAACCTGCTGAAACCGGCACTTGCCCGCGGTGAACTGCGGACCATCGCCGCCACCACCTGGAGCGAATACAAGCAGTACTTCGAGCGTGACGCCGCGCTGGAGCGCCGGTTCCAGATGGTGAAGGTCGACGAGCCGGACGACGAAACCGCCTGCCTGATGCTGCGTGGCCTCAAGTCACGCTACGCTGAGCACCATGGTGTACACATCACCGACGAGGCCGTTAAGGCCGCCGTCACGCTTTCAAGGCGCTACCTTACCGGACGGCAACTGCCGGATAAAGCGGTGGACCTGCTGGATACCGCCTCTGCCCGCATCCGCATGAGCCTTGATACCGTGCCTGAGCAACTGACCCGCATGAAGGCGCAGCTAACGGCGCTGGATATGGAGAAGCAGGCGCTGCTAAAAGATATTGCGCTGGGTAGCAATACCCACGGTGAGCGTCTGGCGAGCATCGAACAGGAAGAGATCCATATTATCCTGGAGCGCGATACACGGGAAACCCAGTATGGGCAGGAACTGAAGCTCACTGAAGAACTGCTGGCCTGCCGCGCGGACATATCCCGTCAGGCAGACATTGTTAATTTGCAAAACCAGCTAAGCACCGTTCAGCAAAATAACCCTTTACTGGGTTTGGATGTGGATGCGCGCACTGTCGCCACCGTTATCTCCGACTGGACTGGGGTGCCACTCTCTTCCTTGATGAAGGATGAGCAGACAGAGCTGTTGAGCCTCGAACAACACCTGGCGAAACGCGTGGTGGGTCAGGACGGGGCGCTTAATGCCATTGCGCAGCGACTCAGGGCCAGCAAAACCGGGCTTGCGCCAGAGAACGGCCCGCAGGGCGTGTTCCTGCTGACCGGCCCGAGTGGCACCGGTAAGACCGAAACCGCACTCGCACTGGCCGATGAACTGTTTGGTGGCGAAAAATCGCTGATTACCATCAACCTTTCCGAGTATCAGGAACCGCACACTGTTTCTCAGCTAAAGGGTTCGCCGCCGGGCTACGTCGGCTACGGCCAGGGCGGCATTCTCACCGAAGCGGTGCGCAAGCGCCCGTATAGCGTGGTGCTGCTCGACGAAGTGGAGAAGGCGCATCGCGACGTGATGAATCTGTTCTACCAGGTCTTTGACCGGGGCTTTATGCGCGACGGCGAAGGGCGTGAGATTGATTTTCGCAATACCGTTATTCTCATGACTTCCAACCTCGGTAGCGACCACATCATGCAGATGCTGGACGAACAGCCGGAGGCGACGGAGCCGGACCTGCAGGAACTGCTTCGTCCGCTGCTGCGCGACCACTTCCAGCCAGCCTTACTCGCTCGTTTCCAGACGGTAATTTATCGTCCATTGGCACAGGAGGCCATGCGCACGATTGTCGGAATGAAGCTGAAACAGGTGAGCCAGCGCCTGGCGCGTCACTACGGTATGCAAACCACTATCGATGAATCCCTGTACGTCCAGCTCACGGATGCCTGCCTGCTGCCGGATACCGGGGCGCGAAACGTCGACAGCCTGCTGAACCAGCAGATACTACCGGTGCTGAGCCAGCAGTTGTTAAGTCATATGGCGGCGGGGTTGAAACCGCAGCATCTGCAGCTGGGCTGGGATCAGAGCGAGGGGATTGTGATGTCATTTGACGAAGGTGCGGACGTATGA
- a CDS encoding type VI secretion system Vgr family protein has protein sequence MSDSLLTDTLNQVQKLLGQSRYRLDVHDCSEFFDVLKFSSVESLSKPWRYDISVTCATPDIASTAVLLKPASFTFQNPVYDGTPAIPVRTVYGVVASFERVSTSKEDTVYTLALVPRIALLAKTKGCDIFLNQSVTEVVEKVLRRHGLEGADFEFRLSREYPARELITRWRETDLEFIERLLAEVGIFWRFEMDNRLEQDVIIFQDSQEHYQFGVNLPLRNPAGMSDNGRESVWDIHTAYHVVSGSVSTRDYNYREALTPQDSTVSLGGLEDITTGETYHYAEPFLTAGDTESPESGAFFAHLRHERILNEQYTVSGRTSSAHLTPGQVLETDAGLPDVVKDGIVIATVKASGSRQDSFQMAFRGIPYSETVCFRPESLNRPVISGALPARVESMQKGDTYAWLDPQGRYRVKLDFDRNHSEQGYAYLWLRLAKPYAGDTYGWHAPLIDGTEVSVMFESGDPDRPYIAYAQHDSEHPDHVTSDNHTRNILRTPANNKLRLEDKRGEEHIKLATEYGKSQLNMGHLVNEHRERRGTGFELRTDEYGAVRAARGLLLTAHVQPKAQGQVLEMTPAVNQITQANNQMQALNGAAEAAGALVSDISTQVNLVRDRLKDLQSSVLLASAPHGVALTSGEHLQLTSTKNTMINAGEHLDIGAMQNLSVTVEKALGLFVHKKGAKLVANQGDVEIQAQHNTMALFSEKQMTVTSSEDEIIISTPKILTLNGGGSYLKLSKNGIEHGSEGMMIMKVADYLVPGTGASMKNVTQVFERTSLRQVPVSPVEKQQGENSQPPLQRRGKFSR, from the coding sequence ATGAGCGATTCTTTGTTAACTGATACGCTGAACCAGGTGCAGAAACTCCTGGGCCAGTCCCGCTACCGGCTGGACGTTCATGACTGTAGTGAGTTTTTTGATGTGCTGAAATTCAGCTCGGTGGAGTCGCTGAGCAAGCCCTGGCGATATGATATCTCCGTGACCTGTGCCACGCCGGATATCGCCAGTACCGCCGTACTGTTAAAACCAGCGTCCTTTACGTTCCAGAACCCGGTATATGACGGGACGCCGGCTATCCCTGTGCGTACCGTCTATGGAGTGGTGGCGTCATTTGAACGTGTTTCAACCTCAAAAGAGGACACGGTCTACACTCTGGCGCTGGTGCCGCGTATTGCCCTGTTAGCGAAAACGAAGGGCTGCGATATTTTTCTTAATCAGTCCGTGACGGAAGTCGTGGAAAAGGTGCTGCGCAGGCACGGCCTGGAAGGCGCTGACTTTGAGTTCCGTCTATCCCGCGAGTATCCGGCGCGGGAGCTGATTACCCGGTGGCGTGAAACCGACCTTGAGTTTATTGAGCGCCTGCTGGCTGAGGTAGGGATTTTCTGGCGGTTCGAGATGGACAACCGCCTTGAGCAGGATGTCATCATTTTTCAGGACTCCCAAGAGCATTACCAGTTTGGTGTGAACCTCCCGCTACGAAATCCTGCCGGAATGAGTGACAACGGCAGGGAAAGTGTCTGGGATATTCACACCGCTTACCACGTTGTTAGCGGCAGTGTTTCGACCCGGGATTACAATTACCGGGAAGCACTGACGCCGCAGGATAGCACGGTAAGTCTTGGCGGGCTGGAAGACATCACAACCGGTGAAACCTACCACTACGCAGAGCCGTTTCTAACAGCCGGTGATACGGAAAGTCCTGAGTCCGGCGCGTTCTTTGCCCATCTGCGCCACGAGCGCATCCTGAATGAGCAGTACACCGTCAGCGGGCGCACCTCTAGCGCGCATCTGACGCCGGGACAGGTGCTGGAAACCGATGCCGGCCTGCCGGATGTGGTGAAGGACGGCATAGTTATCGCCACGGTAAAAGCCAGTGGCTCGCGCCAGGACAGCTTTCAGATGGCGTTCAGGGGTATCCCCTATAGTGAAACCGTCTGTTTTCGCCCTGAATCTCTTAATCGCCCGGTGATTTCCGGTGCTCTGCCTGCGCGCGTGGAGAGCATGCAGAAAGGGGATACCTATGCCTGGCTTGACCCGCAGGGTCGTTATCGGGTGAAGCTGGACTTTGACCGCAACCACAGCGAACAGGGATACGCTTATCTGTGGCTGCGGCTGGCGAAACCGTATGCCGGTGACACTTACGGCTGGCATGCGCCGCTGATTGACGGCACGGAAGTGTCGGTGATGTTTGAAAGCGGAGACCCTGACCGACCGTATATTGCGTATGCGCAGCATGACTCTGAACACCCTGACCACGTCACCAGTGATAACCACACGCGTAATATCCTGCGCACCCCGGCGAATAACAAACTGCGGCTGGAAGACAAACGCGGTGAGGAGCATATCAAGCTCGCCACGGAATACGGGAAGAGCCAGCTCAATATGGGGCATCTGGTTAACGAGCATCGCGAACGTCGCGGTACCGGTTTTGAACTGCGTACGGATGAGTATGGTGCCGTTCGTGCAGCCAGGGGTCTTTTACTGACCGCGCATGTACAGCCAAAAGCCCAAGGGCAGGTGCTGGAAATGACTCCGGCGGTGAATCAGATTACTCAAGCCAACAACCAGATGCAGGCGCTGAATGGTGCCGCCGAAGCGGCCGGGGCGCTGGTCTCCGATATTAGTACCCAAGTGAACCTGGTCAGGGACAGGCTGAAAGATTTGCAATCCTCTGTGCTGCTGGCAAGTGCCCCGCATGGCGTAGCGCTGACTTCTGGCGAGCACCTTCAGCTGACCAGTACGAAGAACACCATGATTAACGCCGGTGAGCATCTCGATATTGGGGCAATGCAGAATCTGTCCGTGACGGTTGAAAAGGCGCTGGGGCTGTTTGTGCATAAAAAAGGGGCGAAGCTGGTTGCGAATCAGGGGGATGTTGAGATTCAGGCACAGCACAACACAATGGCGTTGTTCTCTGAAAAGCAAATGACCGTGACGAGCAGCGAAGACGAAATCATTATTTCCACGCCGAAAATCTTAACGCTAAACGGCGGCGGGTCATATCTGAAGCTGAGCAAGAACGGGATAGAGCATGGCTCTGAAGGGATGATGATAATGAAAGTAGCTGATTACCTGGTGCCTGGAACCGGAGCGTCAATGAAAAATGTCACGCAAGTGTTCGAGAGAACCAGCCTCAGACAGGTCCCTGTTTCCCCGGTGGAAAAACAGCAAGGTGAAAATTCACAACCACCACTGCAGCGGCGCGGAAAATTTTCCCGATAA
- a CDS encoding glycoside hydrolase family 19 protein, with protein MKICYPIRNTNGQEFRSLDEVMRLVDDEAHGTWLLGANRLWHGGIHISDVSNPFSALNPDALNTGELVPLQFMADGTVVAYRLNNEYLTAPYCGQQLRYSSSFVLVKSLCKPDPQKEKSWLEFYSLYMHLAPVADYPASPCYKVRDGHSGILLRQYKNGQNGLPEGEPDNGEAEKYPAPVKTKKILKADDRFFSSRTGRFYVTKKGKTTLTTFGLVRLLKNNIPGKEQYWVTLDPELMEPDGEIQGLMPEWMQKAKQKGVFDSVELTGETEEWKVSAGAPVGFMGCTESPGEGSRLVDREWFVHLEVLSTDSRMPGFLANPECVKGDKKSVLASKGKLLFTRQDATGQPVFTPISARLSAQCLLTRGATTPVADESQKWWYKITGSGWLPQSDVEEVNQYDLLKLGFQALEEDCGGDVMDSPYESWVPQSFEAISRSAEQGAGYQYGLVPPFYRDLMAEMDSNCDGKITAEEIRQALAVRDPLVKNVVNRLAVKHHSEWSKGRSTGRWEGFYKDLDTLEVEYCEKWQADLEWMSRVPPFDKDEAVWHFHPMVFLDAIKDVSEYEITVILIEKLLGHTGPWFTGKRGGKFFAENFRKNYSNVFEFDKQNFVNLLNNELMFYGITGPYHKAHFLSQCLHESAHLDTTLEFGSGENYDPGRHKDAIKNGNTAVGDGPKYKGRGLIQLTWKNNYKRFSTFSGVNCLADSDLIASDMSNAIKASCWYWRNNGTIHTKYSAKGDINVLIDNERDNVQLITLAVNGGGNGLSEREGYFSAIKKEWGLT; from the coding sequence ATGAAAATTTGCTATCCCATCAGGAACACCAATGGCCAGGAGTTTCGCTCGCTGGATGAAGTCATGCGTCTTGTCGACGATGAAGCTCACGGAACATGGCTACTGGGTGCAAATAGACTGTGGCATGGCGGGATCCATATCAGTGATGTCTCTAATCCCTTTTCGGCCCTGAACCCGGATGCACTCAATACCGGAGAGCTTGTACCACTCCAGTTTATGGCTGACGGTACTGTGGTTGCGTACCGATTAAATAATGAGTATCTCACTGCCCCATACTGTGGGCAACAGCTACGTTACAGCAGCAGCTTTGTGCTGGTTAAATCGCTGTGTAAACCGGATCCGCAAAAAGAAAAAAGCTGGCTGGAATTTTACAGTCTGTACATGCATCTTGCCCCGGTTGCCGATTATCCGGCTTCTCCCTGTTATAAAGTCAGGGACGGGCACAGCGGCATATTGTTACGTCAGTATAAAAACGGGCAGAACGGTTTGCCGGAGGGGGAGCCGGACAACGGTGAGGCCGAAAAATATCCAGCGCCAGTCAAAACGAAGAAGATCCTGAAGGCAGATGACCGTTTTTTCTCTTCCCGGACGGGGCGTTTTTATGTCACGAAGAAGGGAAAAACAACCCTGACAACTTTTGGGCTGGTCCGTTTACTGAAAAATAATATTCCGGGAAAAGAGCAGTACTGGGTAACGCTGGATCCTGAACTGATGGAACCGGACGGAGAAATACAGGGGCTGATGCCTGAATGGATGCAGAAGGCGAAGCAAAAAGGTGTTTTTGATTCTGTAGAACTGACAGGGGAAACGGAAGAATGGAAGGTCAGCGCCGGAGCGCCTGTCGGATTTATGGGGTGTACGGAATCCCCGGGAGAGGGAAGTCGGCTTGTGGACAGGGAATGGTTTGTTCATCTGGAAGTGCTGAGTACAGACAGCAGGATGCCCGGTTTTTTGGCCAATCCGGAATGCGTGAAGGGCGATAAAAAGTCAGTTCTGGCATCAAAAGGAAAGCTCCTGTTTACCCGGCAGGATGCAACAGGCCAACCGGTATTTACCCCGATATCAGCCAGACTGAGCGCGCAGTGCCTGCTCACACGGGGAGCAACAACACCCGTTGCGGATGAATCACAGAAATGGTGGTACAAAATTACCGGGAGTGGCTGGTTACCGCAAAGTGATGTTGAAGAAGTGAATCAGTATGATTTACTGAAGCTCGGGTTTCAGGCGCTGGAGGAAGACTGCGGCGGTGATGTGATGGACAGCCCGTATGAAAGCTGGGTGCCTCAGTCCTTTGAGGCAATAAGCCGTTCAGCAGAACAGGGCGCGGGATATCAGTACGGTCTGGTGCCGCCGTTTTATCGTGATCTGATGGCGGAGATGGACAGCAACTGTGACGGGAAAATTACTGCAGAAGAAATCAGACAGGCGCTGGCAGTGCGCGATCCGCTGGTGAAGAATGTGGTGAATCGTCTGGCGGTAAAACATCACAGCGAATGGAGTAAGGGGCGTTCAACCGGACGCTGGGAAGGCTTTTATAAAGATCTGGATACGTTGGAAGTGGAGTACTGTGAAAAATGGCAGGCGGATCTGGAGTGGATGAGCAGGGTGCCACCGTTTGATAAAGATGAGGCGGTATGGCATTTTCATCCGATGGTGTTTTTGGATGCGATCAAGGATGTATCAGAGTATGAGATCACTGTAATATTAATTGAAAAATTGCTTGGGCATACAGGGCCTTGGTTTACAGGCAAGCGTGGTGGGAAATTTTTTGCTGAAAACTTTAGAAAAAATTATTCTAATGTTTTTGAATTTGATAAACAAAATTTTGTCAACCTGCTTAATAATGAGCTTATGTTTTACGGAATAACAGGGCCTTATCATAAAGCTCATTTTCTTTCTCAATGTTTACATGAGTCAGCACATCTTGACACTACACTAGAATTTGGTTCGGGGGAGAACTATGATCCAGGTAGACATAAAGATGCTATTAAAAATGGAAACACTGCAGTCGGCGACGGTCCAAAATATAAAGGTCGGGGCTTGATTCAACTTACATGGAAAAATAATTACAAGCGTTTTAGTACGTTCTCAGGTGTCAATTGTTTAGCAGATTCAGATTTGATCGCTTCTGACATGAGTAATGCAATTAAAGCTTCATGTTGGTACTGGCGCAATAATGGTACTATTCATACGAAATATAGCGCAAAAGGGGATATTAATGTATTGATTGATAACGAGAGGGATAATGTCCAATTAATAACCCTTGCAGTTAATGGGGGGGGGAATGGTTTGTCGGAGCGAGAGGGTTATTTTTCTGCCATTAAGAAAGAATGGGGGTTGACGTAA
- a CDS encoding lysozyme inhibitor LprI family protein has protein sequence MKVFVLLILTSFSAFSFENCKSENIKILERCAFDNYKKEYAYLNYLYNTIITTYPELKEDMKNTQRFWVNSRDSMCTYTSVDGEELPIYKNSCLYEQTYERNRELKAILSKQEVAISH, from the coding sequence ATGAAAGTTTTTGTTTTACTTATCTTAACTAGCTTTTCTGCCTTCTCATTTGAGAATTGCAAAAGTGAAAATATTAAAATTTTAGAGCGATGCGCTTTTGATAACTATAAAAAGGAATATGCGTATTTGAATTATTTGTATAACACCATAATTACGACATATCCTGAACTAAAAGAAGATATGAAAAACACGCAAAGATTCTGGGTTAATTCTAGAGATAGTATGTGCACATATACGTCAGTAGATGGTGAGGAATTACCAATTTATAAAAACTCTTGTCTGTACGAACAGACATATGAACGCAATCGAGAATTAAAAGCTATCTTATCAAAACAGGAAGTTGCAATTTCACATTAA
- a CDS encoding PAAR domain-containing protein — MQQIIRKGDKTTHGGSVMTASETMKFGGIGVARKGDKVSCPIPGHGPTTIIEGNPNYLDNGIPVAFHGHRCGCGCTLISSFTPAKVA; from the coding sequence ATGCAGCAAATAATTCGAAAAGGCGACAAAACTACTCACGGTGGTTCAGTAATGACCGCTTCCGAAACGATGAAATTCGGCGGTATCGGTGTTGCCCGCAAAGGCGATAAGGTTTCCTGCCCAATTCCGGGACATGGTCCAACAACTATCATCGAAGGCAACCCAAATTATCTTGATAACGGGATCCCGGTTGCCTTTCATGGGCATAGATGTGGGTGTGGCTGCACATTGATAAGTTCTTTTACTCCTGCAAAGGTTGCCTGA